The sequence tcgggtaaataatacccgatactcGGGggatcaaacacaaacgttatccaaaattgacaaattatatgtctatggaaagcttgtgagatgaggatcatattaccgacctccattgagttcaattcgaccggcggtggccggaatttggtcggaaagattCAGCtgaatttaaacttgagggatctctcaaacggtggggattttgggcaatctaaccccggaaatggactcagaggggtcgaaaatggtgaaATAGAGGTATGAGTTAGGCTGGGTTTGTCGGAAACGgcaagaatcgccggaaaaacttaaccggccgccgccggcttcaccggcccgatctgggcgcgtccggcggcgattGGCCGGGAAATTTGAAAGCTGAGGCCGCAAGGAgatgggctacaccggtggccggtGCATGTGGCTTTCCGACGACTGAAATCAGGCCAAAAGGCCGGTCAAAGAGAccgggggagagagtcaaaggagagagagagagagtccttGCTGCGTGTTTCttgtctctgtcgggctcggggaagaagaagggaaggaaaggaaaagaaaagagaaggtgttttcccacgtgggggaaaagaaaagaaaaagaaaaagaaaaagaaaataaaataaaataaataaaaaatatcattacacaaaataaaaataaaataatatgatattacacgTGGTTGACATATGgtttctcaacatggtgacacatggtcaccttcattaagtcacacgtggcacatcgttatgcgtttaaaaataatattaaaataatacggtgtttgaaaaactctacaggtccataactttcaacccacatgtccgaatcggacgtgccgctagtctacggactcgtatcgacgagcacttcacaaccgtagctctgttttcaacgtgctactagtctacgaactcgtgcctacatgtacttcgtaacggtacctcagtcaacctagaattccaatcgggtcaaaaagtcaacttttgaccccttggtcaacggtcaacagtcaacctcggtcaacgtgcaaaaattttcaACATGGTTCAGGAAGGGGTGTTACAGTTTGAACTTGCTATCATGAATATTATCACAATAAATTTTGAGGATACGTAGATTGCACATATTTGAGAAGGCTGCACGACAAACATTTACATCTCTGATGATTTTAGACATATTGAATGATATCCCTTCAACTGTTTCAGTTCCCTAACAttcatataaaaattgatatatataaggaaattcaatttaaaaaaaaaagtggtgtATACATATCTAATTTTTCTTGTTGGAAATGATTTTGTATGTAAAGTTTTTGGTTTGTTACAAGATTTACATGGTTCTTAGAAGAAATATTGAGTGCAATATCACTTACCATATTTCTTTCCAGTATATCACAAATATCTTTAGCATCCCACAACCTACTACGGTTACCAAGGTCTTTATGTTCATCACCAACAATGGTCTGACCCATTTGGCGCAATAAATCATGCATCCGTAGCTCATTGTCTCTTCGAGtttcattattttcaattaaacaCTTATCAATGAGAACACTTATTCGTATTTTCACAAAGGAATCACCAACATCTAACATGCTTTCTGCATGATCTCTAGAGAAAGACTGATTAAATAGACATGCAATGTCAAGAAATATACTTTGGATCACTTTATCTTCTAATCCCTCATAACTGATCCTTAGAGCATTTGTAATGTCCTTGTTTGGAAACATTTGCAGTTTATTTAATGCACTTTCCCACTCTTCTTTGCTTTTGGAATTAAGGAAAGAACCCAAGACTTTAAGAGCCAATGGATTTCCATCTGCATAACTTACCACCTTTCGTAATAGTATTTCGTCATCTATTGAAGGAGAATTTCTTCCAAAAGCATGCAAATGGAAGAGCTCAAGAGATTCAATATGGCTCAATCCCTCAACCTTGTAAATATTATCAGCAACTTTATTGAGCACTTGCACATTTCTAGTAGTAATAATGATTCTACTTCAAGGAGCAACCTGATCATATCCTTCAACTAAAGCTTCCAATTGGATCGAACTATCCACATCATCCAGAACCATTAACCTTCTTCCGACGAAGTTTGCCAAGAATATAAGGTGATGCTACAAATGGAGTGTCCATCTTTAAaatatcatgatcaatatttaataattcaGAAAGGAGCTTCTTTCTCAAATGATCTGGTCCATGTCTTGCGTACTCTTCCCTCACATTGGAAAGAAAAGAGCAACCTTCAAACTGAGAATTTGATAACCTTTGAAATACAGCACTGGCAAGGGTGGTTTTCCCAATGCCTCACATGCTCCAAATACCTATAATGCGAGCATGTGTTGGGTCAATGCATAATAGTGGTTCAATTTTCtcgatatttttttctattccaACAAGATGCCTcttgaaatgatgatttgaagaCAGATCATGTTTCAGCAGTGTCAATGAAATATCTTCAACAATTCTTTGAACTAACTTGGCCTCAGGCCTAcataaatggaagaaaaaatagTTGTAAGGTAAATAGAACTAACATATCTATATAAAgtgatgataaataaataaataaaagttgttggtatgtcattattttattgatttcagTTGGCGTTCACTTTGTCTATTTGAACTCCATATCTAATTTAGATGTCCCTAGATCCATAACTAAGAGAAGTGCTGTtcagcaaaggaaaaaaaaagttcatttatAGCTTAGAGATTTATTAGTCGTCTGAATATGGATatttgaagaaaaacaaaaacatggattttagtaataaaaaattaatgcagAATTTTTGTTCTCAAAACTTAAAGATATAGAGAAATCTGCAAGCAAAGAAAACGTGGACAGCATACAGATAGGATTGGTATTTTATAACTTGGGacaataatttattgaaatgaTGAtacacaaatttttaaaaattttttgcaAGGCTTTAAATAAACATTACGGTTGTCTCTtgtaattaaatacatatatatatatatatatacacacacatatgtaaTTATATTCGTAAGCGTTGATTAATAATTAGGCTAGCTATAACTTAATTAACTTACCTAAAATCCTTTTAATCCAACCCACATAGATTGGACGCTTCTGTTAAAGCAGCCCTCCATTGTTTCACCTTCTCCATTCCATCCTTGGCCTTGAAAGGTTGTTCAAGTTGAGCAAATGCAACTTCATAACTCCCATTCTGTTTTCGTACAACCGATGGATCTATGCCGTAAAAGATTGGCACAACAGTCTGTCCAAATTTTTTCTTGCATTCAAGTATGTGCAcaagttcatccaaacaccatgtgGATGAAGCATAATTTTTCGAAAAAATGATTATTGAAATCTTGGATTCCTGAATTGCTTTGCGAAGTGTTGGTGAAATTTCATCACCTCTCTCAAGTTCATGATCATCCATGAAAGTCAAGATTTGGTTTGCACATAAAGCTTCATAAAGATAACTAGCAAATATATTGCGAGTGTCCTCACCTCTGAAACTCAGGAACACATGGTATTTTTCTTGAAACTCATGCTTTTCTTTGAGGGGGATTaccaaagaaagagaagaagaagccatGTTTACAATATAACCTCCAAAACAACGAGTAAAAGCGTAATTGATCGATGAAAACTAAAGTTTTCTTTGCTACCTTTTGAATGTATAACAATTTTAGAGATGACAGATCCAAACTCCgaactcactctctctctctctgtgtgcaAAGAAAGGTAAAGTAaagaaacattattattattattattattattttttatgttaaagtAAAGAAACAGTGCCGACTTAAGGGTAAGACAAATGAGGCTTCTGCCTAGGGCCAACAATGAAAGGgccccccaaaaaaattttccttattaattatatgtattttttacataaaaaaaaaattatttgttatgttaaatatagtagttttgtttttatctttttggaaCTATAgagacatatttatatttttttaacttctgCGTTAAAATCAATCAactatttaaacaaataattatttctaaagaatttctttaaaaaaaaaatttaacttttaatttttttaatttaatttctctcaTATTCTAAATATTGTAAATGTAAACTAATTTCATTCCACAAAAATTGTTCTTTCTTGTAAATATTCTCCTATCTTTTATTATCTTACAATTTTTGTATGGATTAAGAGATGTAACAATAGCTGTTATCTTTGTATGAATTAGGAATACGATAGTAACTGTTACTCGATCATTTAGCTAGTAATTTTTCctgtaaaaattttttaaaaagaaaaaccaaaccaaacaagACAAATTTTGAgtacttaaattatttttttattattattatttgccatTTCATTGCTGCCTTACGCCACC comes from Ziziphus jujuba cultivar Dongzao chromosome 6, ASM3175591v1 and encodes:
- the LOC107424050 gene encoding disease resistance protein Roq1-like, with product MASSSLSLVIPLKEKHEFQEKYHVFLSFRGEDTRNIFASYLYEALCANQILTFMDDHELERGDEISPTLRKAIQESKISIIIFSKNYASSTWCLDELVHILECKKKFGQTVVPIFYGIDPSVVRKQNGSYEVAFAQLEQPFKAKDGMEKVKQWRAALTEASNLCGLD